The following proteins are encoded in a genomic region of Amycolatopsis sulphurea:
- a CDS encoding MarR family winged helix-turn-helix transcriptional regulator, protein MAPNSSAVRPKAELDLADQLSNELVRFVRLITKAKAQVAKQGPDGIERAAYAILFCLIHEGPQRTSKLAEFLHSEISTISRQSSSLVQHGLVERQADPEDGRACLLAPTAEGLRVFDENRKQRNLWLADVLGDWAQEERETLRNLFERLNTGIENNFPPQSDTPGVSSAKGA, encoded by the coding sequence ATGGCACCGAACAGCTCCGCCGTCCGGCCCAAGGCCGAACTCGACCTCGCCGACCAGCTCAGCAACGAGCTGGTCCGATTCGTGCGGTTGATCACCAAGGCGAAGGCGCAGGTCGCCAAGCAGGGTCCGGACGGCATCGAGCGGGCCGCGTACGCGATCCTCTTCTGCCTCATCCACGAGGGGCCGCAACGCACCAGCAAGCTGGCCGAATTCCTGCATTCGGAGATCTCCACGATCAGCAGGCAGTCGAGCTCACTGGTGCAGCACGGACTGGTCGAGCGGCAGGCGGACCCGGAGGACGGCCGCGCCTGCCTGCTCGCCCCGACCGCCGAGGGCCTGCGGGTCTTCGACGAGAACCGCAAGCAACGCAACCTGTGGCTGGCCGACGTGCTCGGCGACTGGGCGCAGGAGGAACGCGAGACGCTCCGGAACCTGTTCGAGCGGCTCAACACCGGGATCGAGAACAACTTTCCACCGCAGTCCGACACCCCCGGGGTGTCTTCGGCCAAGGGGGCCTAA
- a CDS encoding PPOX class F420-dependent oxidoreductase, whose translation MTHDTALYDLIGAGRRGVLATLKRDGRPQLSTVSHHFDPESRRLRVSITDSRAKTKNMRRDPRVSYHVSSPDGWSYAVAEGTAVLTPVAAAPDDPTVDTLVELYRALAGEHPDWAEYRQAMVADGRLVLTVEIDRVYGIVR comes from the coding sequence ATGACCCACGACACAGCGCTGTACGACCTGATCGGTGCCGGCAGGCGGGGCGTCCTCGCGACCCTCAAGCGCGACGGCCGCCCGCAGCTGTCCACCGTCAGCCACCACTTCGATCCGGAGAGCCGCCGCCTGCGGGTATCCATCACGGACTCGCGGGCGAAGACGAAGAACATGCGCCGCGACCCGCGGGTCAGCTACCACGTGAGCAGCCCGGACGGCTGGTCGTACGCGGTGGCGGAGGGCACGGCTGTGCTGACCCCGGTCGCGGCGGCCCCGGACGACCCGACGGTGGACACGCTCGTCGAGCTGTACCGGGCGCTGGCAGGCGAGCATCCGGACTGGGCCGAGTACCGGCAGGCCATGGTGGCGGACGGGCGGCTGGTGCTTACGGTGGAGATCGACCGGGTGTACGGGATAGTCAGGTGA